A section of the Streptococcus oriscaviae genome encodes:
- a CDS encoding DUF4368 domain-containing protein encodes MKKLEQQSQAQFSKDNKRQRQQLQKDEHRFKEIDRIIQQLYEDNLLGKISDERFVKLSQTYEEEQKQLQTSISDLTEKLAKQQEDSLNISKFMTRISKYTQVSELTVEMVNELIDKIVIHKPTGTKRNRIIQIDIYYNFIGKLNNEKASQAD; translated from the coding sequence TTGAAGAAGTTAGAACAACAAAGTCAGGCTCAATTCAGCAAGGACAACAAACGCCAACGTCAGCAACTCCAAAAGGACGAACACCGCTTCAAAGAAATCGACCGTATTATTCAACAGCTTTACGAAGACAATCTACTTGGCAAAATTTCAGATGAACGCTTTGTAAAGTTAAGCCAGACTTATGAAGAAGAACAGAAACAACTTCAAACTTCCATTTCTGACTTAACAGAAAAACTCGCCAAACAACAAGAAGATAGCCTGAATATCTCCAAGTTTATGACGAGAATTTCCAAATATACACAAGTTTCAGAATTAACCGTTGAAATGGTAAATGAACTGATTGACAAGATTGTGATTCATAAGCCAACTGGCACGAAACGCAACCGAATTATCCAGATAGACATTTATTACAATTTCATCGGAAAACTAAACAACGAAAAAGCGAGTCAGGCGGACTGA